A single genomic interval of Spirosoma taeanense harbors:
- a CDS encoding S8 family peptidase produces MSHFTKSALVGACLPLLLASCQISEPEAVVSRPSTPQDVVRFNSISAAARAGATTQKYIITLRQDVSLAALLPTESGNYDARLASMRALLDKLISEGIGQRAEQVYVAALKGFAITLTPQEVAVLQKLPIVESVEPDQLFQLKLPQNGDVTAQAQETPWGITRIGGAINYTGSGVAWVIDTGIDMDHPDLNVSQTRGRNFIQSGASPDDDNGHGSHVAGTIAAKNNSLGVIGVAAGATVIPVKVLAANGSGSNSGVIAGVDFVASNGRVGDVANMSLGGGISTALDNAVANAAAKGIKFALAAGNESQNANNSSPGRVNGSNIYTVSAFDVNNTFASFSNYGNPPIDISAPGVSIKSTYKNGAYATLSGTSMATPHVAGILLANGGTLRYNGYVTGDPDGNPDKRAYR; encoded by the coding sequence ATGTCACACTTCACAAAAAGTGCATTGGTAGGCGCATGTCTGCCCTTGTTGCTCGCGTCCTGTCAGATAAGCGAACCGGAGGCCGTGGTTTCTCGCCCCTCAACTCCCCAGGATGTCGTGCGCTTCAACTCTATTTCGGCAGCAGCGCGAGCCGGGGCAACTACCCAGAAATACATCATCACCCTGAGACAAGACGTCAGCCTGGCGGCCTTATTGCCAACTGAGTCAGGCAATTACGATGCCCGCCTTGCCAGTATGCGCGCCCTGTTGGACAAGCTCATTAGTGAAGGCATTGGGCAGCGAGCCGAGCAGGTTTACGTGGCCGCTCTGAAAGGGTTCGCTATCACGCTGACTCCGCAGGAGGTCGCGGTTTTGCAGAAACTGCCCATCGTCGAGTCGGTTGAACCCGACCAGCTGTTTCAGCTAAAGCTTCCCCAGAACGGTGACGTCACGGCGCAGGCGCAGGAAACGCCATGGGGCATTACGCGCATTGGCGGGGCTATAAATTATACGGGTTCGGGTGTTGCCTGGGTTATTGATACCGGCATCGACATGGATCACCCCGATCTGAACGTTAGCCAGACGCGCGGCCGGAATTTTATCCAGAGCGGAGCCTCGCCCGATGACGATAACGGACATGGCTCGCACGTGGCCGGAACGATTGCCGCTAAAAACAATAGTCTGGGCGTCATTGGTGTTGCGGCCGGCGCTACGGTTATTCCGGTGAAGGTACTGGCGGCCAACGGCAGCGGTTCTAATTCGGGTGTAATTGCGGGCGTTGACTTCGTAGCCAGTAATGGCCGGGTAGGCGACGTAGCCAACATGAGTCTGGGTGGCGGTATTTCGACAGCGCTGGATAATGCCGTTGCCAATGCAGCCGCTAAGGGAATCAAGTTTGCCCTGGCGGCCGGAAATGAGTCGCAGAACGCCAACAACTCATCGCCGGGCCGGGTCAATGGCAGCAACATTTATACCGTATCGGCGTTTGATGTCAACAACACTTTCGCCAGTTTCTCAAACTACGGCAACCCACCCATCGACATCTCGGCACCGGGCGTAAGCATCAAATCGACGTATAAAAACGGGGCTTATGCTACCCTGAGCGGCACTTCGATGGCCACGCCCCACGTGGCGGGTATTCTGCTTGCCAACGGCGGCACGCTTCGTTACAATGGTTATGTCACGGGCGACCCCGACGGCAATCCAGACAAGCGCGCTTATCGGTAG